In Pyrus communis chromosome 1, drPyrComm1.1, whole genome shotgun sequence, the following are encoded in one genomic region:
- the LOC137720045 gene encoding uncharacterized protein: MQVRFIRSGETISRYVRRVLRALLSLQDVLFAKPTPIPEDCMESRWKCFKGCLGALDGTYIGVTVPDVDRPRYRTRKGHIATNVLGVCTHDLKFVYLLSGWEGSATDSRVLGDAVTRANGLKVPTVDPKENARLAFNELPIGEDLPEVLAYIETIESSQIWTQLRDDLAREIYDEWRGRRA, from the exons ATGCAAGTTAGATTCATTAGGTCTGGTGAAACTATCAGTCGGTATGTCCGTAGAGTATTGCGTGCGTTGCTCAGTTTGCAAGATGTGTTGTTTGCAAAACCAACCCCTATCCCAGAGGATTGCATGGAATCAAGATGGAAATGCTTCAAG gGTTGCTTAGGAGCGCTAGATGGAACATACATAGGGGTCACTGTGCCTGATGTCGATAGACCAAGATATAGAACAAGGAAGGGTCATATAGCAACTAATGTGTTAGGCGTATGCACACACGACCTCAAATTCGTATATTTGTTATCCGGTTGGGAGGGATCAGCTACTGATTCGAGAGTTCTTGGTGACGCTGTTACTAGAGCTAATGGCCTCAAGGTCCCAACTG TTGATCCTAAGGAAAATGCAAGGCTTGCGTTTAATGAATTACCTATAGGGGAAGATTTACCAGAAGTATTAGCCTACATTGAAACCATTGAGTCAAGCCAGATATGGACTCAATTGAGGGATGATCTTGCAAGAGAAATTTATGATGAGTGGAGAGGAAGGAGGGCTTGA
- the LOC137742880 gene encoding filament-like plant protein 7: MDHKPWLWRKKSADKTNAAAAAGDKLSVSVKGNEEEIETLQAEKAELENNLKTLSDKLASALSECNSKDALVKKHANMAQEAVQGWEKVEADAGFLKHELDKAFQVRAAGEERIAQLDGALKECMQQLRFVREEQEQRVHEAMMKTSREFEKSKVVLEEKLAEATRRVSKIGAENTHLSNALLVKEKWIEDLRKQLTKVEADFNALTTRLESTEKDNASLKYEVRVLEKELEIRNEEREFNRRTADASHKQNLEGAKKIAKLESECQRLRLLVRKRLPGPAALAKMKIEVEMLGRDSVDMGRRKLNDSTVDNFPETPNKKVNILTEQLYAMEEENQTLKEALNKKINELQFSRNMYARVASKLSQSETPHEESLKGQETMESMRSSLMSHEVSVASMSDIGSDDKVSCADSWASALITELENFRTEKQKGSLTSKTVGASDINLMDDFVEMEKLAVVSADKQSFSSPVPSVKAFVAPMETEYSSELLGSEMVPISDSESGFIMSNRETRFNNIVDGKAPQWVEDMVKLVVEHNRVAGRNPEQILEDIRIALACAEDPKPSELVNARTNGSHFEALNPSSVKSCTSWKGSDRSLVTDSPRGASDVDISSSQKSNPQFQQDLSKSICKVIELIEGINVPSPDYNPENGSRKDGNVSTYVNSENAGYIVRVFQWKTSELGDLLQQFVHACYDLLNGKAGLEKFAQELTTALDWILNHCFSLQDVSSMKDAIKKEFDWDDTRSETETEVGVVGHFSNGHSIQIEELQANLVKENRKLKNELVNLESERRELEGRLQSASDKSEYLMNQLKESEKAIASLRTELQSLRESKEIVEDQIKNHQVMNEDLETQLTEARVELSEARQKFSSLEVQLMNKKKCSAELEATCLELQLQLDSVKKKSSNSDLHREERQAQNDWDITAASEKLAECQETILNLDKQFKAMAAPREAALFDKVITNPTDTDTPTAKAGSPTPHKNKNQRSSLLDKMLAEDGAGIKEFTSPISKEVSTSTFSTKRVIEPLENILVLNSKYQDDNAAVGSLAIVPGKKLGGGSLWRKLVWRKKGNSQKAPLSIAP, from the exons ATGGACCACAAGCCATGGCTTTGGAGGAAGAAATCTGCAGATAAAACCAATGCAGCTGCAGCAGCAGGAGACAAATTGAGTGTCTCAGTCAAAGGAAATGAGGAAGAG atagAGACACTTCAGGCTGAGAAGGCAGAGTTGGAGAATAACCTGAAAACCCTCAGTGATAAGCTTGCTTCAGCTCTCTCTGAATGTAACAGTAAAGATGCACTTGTGAAAAAACATGCCAATATGGCACAGGAAGCTGTTCAAG GCTGGGAGAAGGTAGAAGCAGATGCGGGATTTCTGAAGCATGAATTGGATAAAGCTTTCCAAGTCAGAGCAGCTGGCGAAGAAAGAATAGCTCAATTGGATGGTGCCCTCAAGGAATGCATGCAGCAGCTACGATTTGTTagagaagaacaagaacaaagggtTCATGAGGCTATGATGAAGACATCAAGAGAATTCGAGAAATCGAAGGTAGTGTTGGAGGAGAAGTTAGCAGAGGCCACTAGAAGGGTTTCTAAAATCGGTGCTGAAAACACCCATCTAAGTAACGCTCTTTTAGTGAAGGAAAAGTGGATAGAAGATTTAAGAAAACAATTGACAAAGGTGGAAGCTGATTTCAATGCACTCACGACTAGATTAGAATCCACTGAGAAAGATAATGCTTCTTTGAAATATGAGGTTCGGGTGCTCGAGAAAGAGCTTGAGATCCGGAATGAAGAGAGAGAATTCAATCGTCGAACCGCTGATGCATCACACAAGCAGAACTTGGAGGGTGCAAAGAAGATTGCAAAGTTAGAATCAGAATGTCAGAGGTTGCGGCTCCTAGTCCGGAAGCGGTTGCCAGGCCCTGCTGCTCtggcaaaaatgaaaattgaagtgGAAATGCTAGGTCGGGACTCTGTTGACATGGGGAGGAGAAAGTTGAATGACTCTACAGTTGATAACTTTCCTGAGACTCCCAACAAAAAGGTTAACATTTTGACGGAGCAGTTATATGCTATGGAAGAAGAAAACCAGACTCTCAAGGAAGCACtcaataaaaagataaatgaaCTCCAGTTCTCTAGAAACATGTATGCCCGTGTAGCTTCTAAATTATCGCAATCTGAAACACCACATGAAGAATCGTTAAAAGGCCAGGAAACCATGGAGTCAATGAGGAGTAGTCTTATGTCACATGAAGTCTCCGTAGCATCTATGTCTGATATTGGCAGCGATGATAAGGTTAGCTGTGCTGATTCATGGGCATCTGCCTTGATTACGGAACTGGAGAACTTTAGaactgaaaaacaaaaagggtcTCTGACAAGCAAAACTGTCGGAGCTTCAGACATAAATCTGATGGATGACTTTGTTGAAATGGAAAAATTAGCAGTTGTTTCTGCTGATAAACAAAGTTTCAGTTCTCCTGTTCCTTCAGTTAAGGCATTTGTTGCACCCATGGAAACGGAGTATTCCTCCGAACTTTTGGGTAGCGAGATGGTCCCTATTTCTGACAGTGAGTCAGGCTTCATTATGTCAAACAGGGAGACCAGGTTTAACAACATTGTCGATGGCAAAGCTCCTCAATGGGTTGAGGATATGGTGAAACTGGTGGTGGAGCACAACCGTGTTGCAGGAAGAAACCCTGAACAGATACTCGAGGATATAAGAATAGCTTTGGCATGTGCAGAAGATCCAAAGCCATCTGAATTGGTTAATGCAAGGACAAATGGAAGCCATTTTGAGGCGTTGAATCCTTCCTCCGTTAAGAGCTGCACCTCATGGAAAGGTTCAGATAGATCGCTAGTAACTGATTCACCCAGAGGAGCAAGTGATGTGGACATCTCAAGCTCACAGAAGAGTAATCCGCAGTTCCAGCAAGATCTGAGTAAGTCCATTTGTAAAGTAATTGAGCTTATTGAAGGAATCAATGTGCCATCTCCAGATTATAACCCAGAGAATGGGTCCAGGAAGGATGGGAACGTGTCCACATATGTAAATTCGGAAAACGCAGGCTACATAGTTCGTGTTTTCCAGTGGAAAACTTCTGAACTCGGTGATCTTCTACAACAGTTTGTTCATGCGTGCTATGATCTATTGAATGGAAAGGCCGGTCTTGAAAAATTTGCCCAAGAATTAACTACAGCTTTGGATTGGATTTTAAACCACTGCTTTTCGCTTCAAGATGTTTCAAGCATGAAGGACGCAATTAAGAAGGAATTTGATTGGGATGATACACGAAGTGAAACTGAAACAGAAGTTGGAGTAGTTGGTCACTTTTCAAATGGCCATAGTATACAAATAGAAGAGCTGCAGGCCAATCTGgtcaaagaaaacagaaaattaaagaaCGAATTGGTGAATTTAGAATCTGAAAGGAGAGAGTTGGAAGGGAGACTTCAGTCGGCTAGTGATAAGAGCGAATACCTGATGAACCAGCTCAAGGAATCTGAAAAAGCTATTGCCAGCTTGAGAACAGAGTTACAAAGTTTACGAGAGTCAAAGGAAATTGTTGAAGACCAGATTAAAAATCACCAGGTGATGAATGAAGATCTTGAAACGCAGCTTACAGAGGCCAGAGTTGAATTAAGTGAAGCTCGCCAAAAGTTTTCATCCCTAGAAGTTCAActgatgaataaaaaaaaatgctctGCAGAGTTGGAGGCTACATGCTTGGAACTACAGCTTCAGCTTGATAG TGTGAAGAAGAAAAGCTCAAATTCTGATCTCCATCGGGAGGAAAGGCAAGCCCAAAAT GATTGGGATATAACAGCTGCTTCAGAAAAGTTGGCTGAATGCCAAGAGACAATACTTAACCTCGACAAGCAGTTTAAGGCAATGGCTGCACCAAGGGAAGCAGCTCTTTTTGACAAGGTCATCACTAATCCCACTGATACAGATACCCCCACGGCCAAAGCCGGAAGCCCAACcccacacaaaaacaaaaaccaacgGTCCTCATTACTAGATAAAATGTTAGCAGAAGACGGTGCTGGCATCAAGGAGTTCACCTCTCCAATTTCAAAAGAGGTTTCGACTTCCACATTCAGTACTAAAAGGGTAATAGAGCCCCTCGAGAATATCCTTGTTCTAAATAGTAAATATCAGGATGACAATGCAGCTGTTGGTTCATTAGCTATAGTGCCCGGAAAGAAACTGGGAGGTGGGAGCTTATGGAGAAAGCTAGTGTGGAGAAAGAAAGGTAACAGCCAAAAGGCACCCCTTTCGATAGCTCCATGA